Below is a genomic region from Trichoderma asperellum chromosome 2, complete sequence.
CTCACCACATCCGCCAGCCTACCCCGGAAACGCAACTTTTTCACATCAAACCCATATCTGTCGTCTCAGAccggcgatggcgacgaagCCTCTTCTCGAAGCACCGAGCAGCAATCCGGCGCTGCTAGCAGCCCCAATGCCTCTTCTCCGGTAGCAAAACGAAAGCCGACTCGAGCCACGCCGACCAAAAACTCCCTTCGTCGAGTTGCCATTATCGCTCAGCAGCCGAAGCGGGGCAGCAGTGAGCATGGCAAGCTCGGTCTAGACGCCACAGAGGCCGATCCGTCTAATATGATCAGCGCAACATGCATCGCCGAGGCCTTTAACATGCCCGTTGTTCTGGAGATCTTGTCGTCGCATGGCTTCGCAATTGACCCCGACGGCACCAGCTTCGACGCCGCAGAGGTTGTCCATGCAAGGGGCGTCAATGGCGGGGATATCTTCGTATTCCCCTCGGGCACAATTGTGACATGGTCGCTGCCCCCGGACGTCGTTACCAAGCAGATACTGCGGGCAGCGGAGGAGCCTCACCCTGAAAAGCTGCGAGAGGTTGAGGATCTCGAGTTCACCACCGACAACGGCCGCGAGACGAGCGCGCTGAAAGGCGACCTTGTCGTGTTAGGCACCCGCAAGGAGCACAAAGAGGGCGATTTTCTCGACACAACGCTGGCCAAGATTGCCTTTTCGTCTGGCCTCGCCCGCAGCACCAAACTGGCTGTTCTCGAGGCCGCACTGACGTCCTACTTCGAAAGCACGCGGAACATCCCGGCCCTGCTCTCCCAGGGAGCCGGCGTCCCGCTCAGCCGGAAATTCATCCTGCAAAAGACTGGCGAGCTGCTCAGCCTCCGCGCCAAGCTCAACCACTACTCGGAGCTGACGGATAACCTTCCGGACATCTTCTGGGACAGCCGGTCCgagctggggctggaggGCTACTACGACCAGGTCGGCCGCGCACTCGATGTCAACGTGCGCATCCGTGCTCTAAACCAGAAGATGGACTACGCACAGGAGATTGCTACCGTCTTACGCGAAATGTCCAGCGAGCAACATGGCACTCGGCTGGAATGGATAATCATTGTCCTCATTTTCGTCGAGGTCATCTTTGAGCTTAGGAGGATTGTCATTGAGTACAGCGAGAAGGCGCAGGCTGCCAGAGAGCCAGATACCGAGATATAACTGCTTTTCTGGTGCCTtcatttgtattttttttatcttttccATTACACGCGTAGATCACTCGTAGATCATTCTCCTCCACTCCCCCCCTTTTAACCTCCTTTAGCTTGCTTCCTTTGTACCACTACTCTATGTACTATTTGTATGCGAAACGAGCGCATCATATTATACGATATTTGAAATGACGATCCGAAAGGGGGAGGCGAGGCGCCTTTAAAAAGGGAAATAGACGGAACGATATGATACGATACCCCTCAGCTCTGTATAAATAATTTCATTTATACTGCACAATTACTTGCATCTCCACCATGTAACAATTAtgatagaaaaaaaataaaatgacTTACAGGaagaaattccttttttttctaactTGTATAATACAACCACATAAAAAATGTATCCCACGCCACAAGCATTTTCACATTTTGCTCCCGCATTGGATAAAAGAACAATtcaaagataaaaaaaaagaagataaaaaaaggcccTCCTA
It encodes:
- a CDS encoding uncharacterized protein (EggNog:ENOG41~TransMembrane:1 (o390-407i)); the protein is MIRSPSLRISANLVARHIHSSSIVAAVPRPRRRSFHLTTSASLPRKRNFFTSNPYLSSQTGDGDEASSRSTEQQSGAASSPNASSPVAKRKPTRATPTKNSLRRVAIIAQQPKRGSSEHGKLGLDATEADPSNMISATCIAEAFNMPVVLEILSSHGFAIDPDGTSFDAAEVVHARGVNGGDIFVFPSGTIVTWSLPPDVVTKQILRAAEEPHPEKLREVEDLEFTTDNGRETSALKGDLVVLGTRKEHKEGDFLDTTLAKIAFSSGLARSTKLAVLEAALTSYFESTRNIPALLSQGAGVPLSRKFILQKTGELLSLRAKLNHYSELTDNLPDIFWDSRSELGLEGYYDQVGRALDVNVRIRALNQKMDYAQEIATVLREMSSEQHGTRLEWIIIVLIFVEVIFELRRIVIEYSEKAQAAREPDTEI